The following coding sequences lie in one Notolabrus celidotus isolate fNotCel1 chromosome 6, fNotCel1.pri, whole genome shotgun sequence genomic window:
- the LOC117813793 gene encoding probable peroxisomal membrane protein PEX13, with protein MRALWISCLLIGSITCSPVWKEQGAGAPGEAAISYMAPSYPASSWGSGVESSGLGSSSSLPSYAVSSAGTGGSGGVYSSPAMAGGYYGGYASPMVGGDGAGYAPSAGYDASASGGSYGGGYAPSAGYDASASGGGYGGGYGGAGMSSGSSSYSGAGDQSSGPIFSDVSDLDPVYAFSARSRYQRGRAVFAQSRYTPGEALVQPMPIYRPVIKNPVMLSIPVQAPVKQRMPVKAQPKGGY; from the exons ATGAG GGCTTTGTGGATTTCATGTCTGCTGATTGGAAGCATCACCTGCAGTCCTGTTTGGAAAG AGCAAGGAGCAGGTGCTCCTGGTGAGGCAGCCATAAGTTACATGGCACCATCATACCCTGCTTCATCTTGGGGTTCAGGAGTGGAGAGTTCTGGCCTGGGCAGCAGCTCCTCCCTACCAAGCTATGCCGTCTCCAGTGCTGGTACTGGTGGCTCTGGAGGTGTTTACAGCAGTCCTGCCATGGCTGGAGGATACTACGGAGGCTATGCTAGCCCTATGGTTGGTGGTGATGGGGCTGGTTATGCACCTTCTGCTGGGTATGACGCCAGTGCTTCAGGTGGCAGCTATGGTGGTGGTTATGCACCTTCTGCTGGGTATGACGCCAGTGCTTCAGGTGGCGGTTATGGTGGTGGTTACGGAGGAGCTGGCATGAGCTCTGGATCCTCTTCATACAGCGGTGCTGGGGATCAAAGCTCGGGGCCAATCTTCAGTGATGTTTCTGATCTGGATCCAGTCTACGCCTTCAGCGCTCGTTCAAGGTACCAGCGAGGAAGAGCAGTGTTTGCCCAAAGCCGCTACACTCCAGGAGAGGCTCTGGTCCAACCCATGCCGATATACAGACCAGTCATCAAAAACCCTGTGATGCTGAGCATTCCTGTCCAAGCTCCTGTGAAGCAAAGAATGCCTGTCAAAGCTCAACCCAAAGGAGGCTACTAA
- the LOC117813794 gene encoding acanthoscurrin-1-like, whose translation MRVLMVVCLLIGSISSVPVWKEQGAGAPGLAATSHMAPSYPVSSLGSGRVESSGLGSSSSLPSYVVPSAGSGSHAMVGGGTGGYAGGYASPWVGGDGAGYAPSAGYDASATGGGYGGGYGGAGSHGFAPSTGGDGWSSESTSYNSAGDESSGPIFSDVSDLDPVYAFSSRSRYQRGRAVFAQSRYTPGEALVQPMPIYRPVIKNPVMLSIPVQEPVKTMPVKAPQQILVQAPTKGGY comes from the exons ATGAG GGTTCTAATGGTTGTATGCCTGCTCATAGGAAGCATTTCCTCTGTCCCGGTTTGGAAAG agCAAGGCGCAGGTGCTCCTGGTCTAGCAGCCACAAGCCACATGGCACCATCTTACCCTGTTTCCTCACTGGGTTCAGGAAGAGTGGAGAGTTCTGGCCTGGGCAGCAGCTCCTCTCTACCAAGCTATGTCGTCCCCAGTGCTGGTTCTGGCAGCCATGCTATGGTTGGGGGAGGCACCGGGGGCTATGCTGGGGGCTACGCCAGCCCTTGGGTTGGTGGAGATGGTGCTGGTTATGCACCCTCTGCTGGGTATGATGCCAGTGCTACAGGTGGCGGCTATGGTGGTGGTTATGGAGGAGCTGGATCACATGGGTTTGCTCCATCCACTGGAGGTGACGGCTGGAGCTCTGAATCTACTTCATACAACAGTGCTGGGGATGAAAGCTCCGGGCCAATCTTCAGTGATGTTTCTGATCTGGATCCAGTCTACGCCTTCAGCTCTCGTTCAAGGTACCAGCGAGGAAGAGCCGTGTTTGCCCAAAGTCGCTACACTCCAGGAGAGGCTCTGGTCCAACCCATGCCGATATACAGACCAGTCATCAAAAACCCTGTGATGCTGAGCATTCCTGTCCAAGAACCTGTGAAAACTATGCCTGTCAAAGCTCCTCAACAGATTCTAGTTCAAGCTCCAACCAAAGGAGGCTACTAA
- the tango6 gene encoding transport and Golgi organization protein 6 homolog, producing MTSAIISAINTLTKPLGEGSVHNAQSSQQEAVVAALRANRTLLLEQLHSDSSFEEVRRLREEVMAEADWFSSDTEDTIWSFVQECLLLFLTLSQHLSSELELFNRTPPPSAAKQHTPEFAPPLPPDVLSVSQQKTLGAALQFVVSLGLCPYLAPGVGVPLGCRSAFGAMVEKLICGGKALERRQRLLITTNVLLTLAELSSLATLVFTRHLGDVMAALCQLGHQPPRAEGRGTEEEKIQDLSAEERQKCKEALKGLLGKVYQPIVIKELLVLQGGPKQSPSVGVSGSRTALASAPAWLRRLCGQLLSERLTQPNGVQAVVRAVLGGGTGGESDWKKCECVARILVTCPQQSASADIYYRQVCLQILELLHFKDKLTAQQFQRVATRAALSMVQQKPSLAQEYLLAPLLAPLLRCTTASYEGCSQAAVEEWELTRCVEDVFKIWVVGNSPSAPLFKALEEVLLVIFTLFCFTKQNVSHLRAPCQEILLWYLGHSEPPAALSALKQLSGLKREKTNEVSAGFSFTPGSDGGVRFCSRDSCSDEDDALYEKLSGEQWRLECLMQLLTELKDSDLPGDFFLELLQELTSWAEDAEDEENEDEEELDVSAMTLLEVEQQLLGRAEKRGQRLALLQVLAAMVESVQHSVLLRKNSQVVDFLVSLLQRACVGLESTAGPGPGNPVESETLSMGIGLVATLLSGPQLSAEDYSSLSRLLPPLDTLSQKHADVFIQELASNLKAVIATHGAYRPENLTTAAQSSTITAKTAKNNSVPQKKKKKIATKPVGLEARPRSTSTISNSQSDTQIRPSASPEGSPAGGSPTGGKRKAREPQTPPKTFSDCLLEACDPDVPTRAYALRVLTQMVQRKNPEAVQGQEEVLMLFLENLEHEDSFVYLSAIQGLSVLADFYPERILERLLKDFQRGPSLPTSNKEHFLETRLKIGEVLMRASRAMGELAPHHGRPLVCVFLQGTRDPDQSVRASSLSNLGELCQRLDYSLGTLAQELSSCLTALIKTEKEAEVRRAAVHVITLLLRGLSDKATQVLRDVLLDLYRALKWVVRSDPDEVAVLHAQLALEELDDVMRRFIFPKQKLEKKIVVLP from the exons ATGACTTCAGCAATCATCTCAGCGATCAACACCCTCACGAAACCTCTCGGGG AAGGGTCTGTGCACAATGCTCAGTCCTCACAGCAAGAGGCCGTGGTGGCTGCGCTGCGAGCCAACAGAACGCTCCTCCTGGAACAGCTGCACAGTGACTCCAGCTTCGAGGAGGTGAGGAGGCTGAGGGAGGAGGTGATGGCTGAAGCAGACTGGTTCTCCAGTGATACAGAGGACACCATATGGAGCTTTGTCCAGGAAtgtctcctcctgttcctcACCCTATCACAGCATCTCTCCAGTGAACTTGAACTTTTCAATCGGACgcctcctccctctgcagccAAACAACACACTCCAGAGTTTGCGCCTCCTTTACCTCCAGACGTCCTCAGCGTCAGCCAGCAAAAGACGCTTGGAGCTGCTCTTCAGTTTGTGGTTTCTCTGGGGCTCTGTCCCTACTTGGCTCCTGGGGTGGGGGTGCCTCTGGGGTGCAGGTCAGCGTTTGGGGCGATGGTGGAAAAACTCATCTGTGGTGGAAAAGCGTTGGAAAGAAGACAACGCCTTTTGATCACTACAAATGTTCTCTTGACGCTGGCAGAGCTGTCTTCTCTGGCCACACTGGTGTTCACACGACATCTTGGGGATGTGATGGCTGCTCTGTGCCAGCTGGGCCACCAACCACCTCGAGCAGAGGGAAGaggcacagaggaggagaag ATCCAGGACCTCAGTGCTGAGGAACGTCAAAAGTGCAAAGAGGCACTGAAAGGCCTTCTGGGAAAAGTCTACCAACCAATCGTTATTAAGGAGCTGCTGGTCCTCCAAGGTGGACccaaacag TCTCCTTCAGTTGGGGTCTCTGGCAGCAGGACAGCTTTGGCATCAGCCCCCGCCTGGCTGAGGCGTCTGTGTGGTCAGCTGCTGTCTGAGAGGCTGACACAGCCCAATGGAGTCCAGGCTGTGGTCAGAGCCGTCCTGGGAGGAGGAACAG GGGGCGAGTCAGACTGGAAGAAATGTGAATGTGTGGCTCGGATCCTGGTGACCTGCCCTCAACAGTCTGCCTCAGCAGACATCTACTACAGACAAGTGTGTCTCCag ATCCTCGAGCTCCTCCACTTCAAAGACAAGCTGACAGCGCAACAATTCCAGCGTGTGGCCACCAGGGCGGCGCTCTCTATGGTGCAGCAGAAGCCAAGCCTTGCGCAGGAGTACCTGCTCGCTCCTCTGCTAGCACCTCTCCTACGCTGCACCACTGCTTCTT atGAAGGTTGTTCTCAAGCTGCAGTGGAGGAGTGGGAGCTGactcgctgtgtggaggatgtGTTTAAG ATCTGGGTGGTTGGAAACAgtccctcagctcctctcttcaAAGCCCTGGAAGAAGTTCTTCTGGTGATCTTCACACTCTTCTGTTTCACCAAGCAGAACGTCTCCCACCTGCG CGCCCCCTGTCAGGAGATTCTGCTGTGGTACCTGGGTCACTCTGAACCACCTGCAGCCCTGTCTGCTCTGAAAcagctctctggtctgaagaGGGAGAAGACAAACGAGGTGTCAGCAGGCTTCAGCTTCACCCCGGGCAGCGATGGGGGAGTCAGATTCTGCTCCAGAGACAGCTGCAG tgatgaagatgatgctcTGTATGAGAAGCTGTCAGGGGAGCAGTGGAGGCTGGAGTGTCTGATGCAGCTACTGACTGAACTCAaagactctgacctgccgggaGACTTCTtcctggagctgctgcag GAGCTAACCAGCTGGGCAGAAGATGCAGAAGATGAAGagaatgaagatgaagaggagttgGACGTGTCGGCCATGACACTCTTAGAGGTGGAGCAGCAGCTGCTAGGTCGGGCTGAGAAGAGAGGCCAGAGACTCGCTTTGCTTCAAGTGTTGGCTGCGATGGTTGAGTCTGTGCAGCACAGTGTGCTGCTGAGAAAGAACAGCCAG gtTGTGGACTTCCTTGTGTCCCTGCTCCAGAGGGCCTGTGTGGGTCTAGAAAGCACAGCTGGTCCAGGTCCTGGGAACCCGGTAGAGAGTGAGACACTGAGCATGGGGATTGGCCTGGTAGCAACTCTGCTCTCTGGACCTCAG CTCAGCGCAGAGGACTACTCCTCCCTGTCTAGGTTGCTTCCACCACTGGACACCCTTTCTCAGAAGCACGCTGACGTTTTCATCCAGGAGCTGGCATCCAACCTCAAAGCTGTCATTGCCACACACGGTGCCTACCGCCCTGAAAACCTCACCACTGCTGCTCAATCCTCCACAATCActgcaaaaacagcaaagaacAACAGTGTAccccaaaagaaaaagaaaaagatagcAACTAAACCAGTCGGCTTGGAGGCTCGTCCTCGTTCGACTTCCACAATCAGTAACTCACAGAGCGACACCCAAATTAGACCCTCTGCGTCTCCTGAAGGGTCTCCAGCAGGAGGAAGTCCAACAGGTGGAAAGAGGAAAGCACGTGAACCTCAGACCCCACCTAAGACCTTTTCTGATTGTCTGTTGGAGGCGTGTGACCCTGACGTGCCTACCAGAGCGTACGCCCTGAGGGTGCTTACCCAGATGGTGCAACGCAAGAACCCAGAGGCTGTCCAGGGCCAGGAAGAAGTCCTCATG CTCTTCTTAGAAAACCTGGAGCATGAAGACTCATTTGTATACCTGTCTGCCATTCAag GTCTTTCTGTGTTGGCTGATTTCTACCCTGAGAGGATTCTAGAGAGGCTCCTGAAAGACTTCCAGCGTGGTCCCTCCCTCCCCACATCCAACAAGGAGCACTTTCTGGAGACCCGCCTCAAAATAGGAGAGGTCCTGATGAGGGCGAGTAGAGCGATGG gggAACTGGCGCCCCATCACGGCCGTCCTCTGGTGTGCGTCTTCCTGCAGGGAACCAGAGATCCGGACCAAAGCGTCAGAGCCAGCAGTCTGTCCAACCTGGGGGAGCTCTGTCAGAGACTGGACTACTCCTTGGGAACACTGGCTCAAGAG ctGAGCTCCTGTCTGACTGCTCTAATAAAGACAGAGAAGGAAGCAGAAGTGAGGAGAGCTGCTGTCCACGTTATCACACTGCTGCTCCGAGGCCTCAGCGACAAAGCGACCCAG GTTCTCAGAGACGTCTTGTTGGACCTGTACAGAGCTCTGAAGTGGGTGGTCCGCTCAGACCCGGATGAAGTCGCAGTGCTCCACGCCCAGCTGGCTCTGGAGGAGCTTGATGACGTGATGAGGAGGTTCATCTTCCCCAAGCAGAAGCTGGAGAAAAAGATTGTGGTGCTTCCATAG
- the LOC117813792 gene encoding probable peroxisomal membrane protein PEX13, whose product MRVLWISCLLIGSITCSPVWKEQGAGAPGEAAISYMAPSYPASSWGSGVESSGLGSSSSLPSYAVSSAGTGGSGGVYSSPAMAGGYYGGYASPLVGGDGAGYAPSAGYDASASGGSYGGGYAPSAGYDASASGGGYGGGYGGAGMSSGSSSYSGAGDQSSGPIFSDVSDLDPVYAFSSRSRYQRGRAVFAQSRYTPGEALVQPMPIYRPVIKNPVMLSIPVQAPVKQRMPVKAPPQMQFKAQTKGGY is encoded by the exons ATGAG GGTTTTGTGGATTTCATGTCTGCTAATTGGAAGCATCACCTGCAGTCCTGTTTGGAAAG AGCAAGGAGCAGGTGCTCCTGGTGAGGCAGCCATAAGTTACATGGCACCATCATACCCTGCTTCATCTTGGGGTTCAGGAGTGGAGAGTTCTGGCCTGGGCAGCAGCTCCTCACTACCAAGCTATGCCGTCTCCAGTGCTGGTACTGGTGGCTCTGGAGGTGTTTACAGCAGTCCTGCCATGGCTGGAGGATACTACGGAGGCTATGCTAGCCCATTGGTTGGTGGTGATGGGGCTGGTTATGCACCCTCTGCTGGGTATGACGCCAGTGCTTCAGGTGGCAGCTATGGTGGTGGCTATGCACCTTCTGCTGGGTATGACGCCAGTGCTTCAGGTGGCGGTTATGGTGGTGGTTACGGAGGAGCTGGCATGAGCTCTGGATCCTCTTCATACAGCGGTGCTGGGGATCAAAGCTCGGGGCCAATCTTCAGTGATGTTTCTGATCTGGATCCAGTCTACGCCTTCAGCTCTCGTTCAAGGTACCAGCGAGGAAGAGCAGTCTTTGCCCAAAGCCGCTACACTCCAGGAGAGGCTCTGGTCCAACCTATGCCGATATACAGACCAGTCATCAAAAACCCTGTGATGCTGAGCATTCCTGTCCAAGCGCCTGTGAAGCAAAGGATGCCTGTCAAAGCTCCTCCACAGATGCAATTTAAAGCTCAAACCAAAGGAGGCTACTAA